The Candidatus Limnocylindria bacterium genome has a window encoding:
- a CDS encoding glycine C-acetyltransferase — protein MDQRFLDLVRDQIASIRESGLYKKERVISSPQGAEIAVRPDLEVINFCANNYLGLSDDPKVLAAAHAALDRWGYGMSSVRFICGTQDIHKELEDRLTRFLGTEDTILYGSCFDANGGLFETLLGDEDAVISDALNHASIIDGVRLSKAKRFRYANNDMADLERQLTEAASCRFKLIATDGVFSMDGIVANLGAICDLAEKHKALVMVDDSHAVGFMGAHGRGSHEARGVVGRVDVLTGTLGKALGGASGGYTSGRREIVELLRQRSRPYLFSNTLAPVIAATSIAVLDLIESAGELRERLFANASRFRRGMTANGFRLVPGEHPIVPVMLGDAKLASALADGLLAEGIYVIAFSFPVVPQGQARIRVQLSAAHTPEHVERAVAAFAKVGRALGVI, from the coding sequence ATGGATCAGCGCTTCCTCGACTTGGTCCGCGACCAGATCGCCTCGATCCGCGAGAGCGGTCTCTACAAGAAGGAACGCGTCATCAGCTCGCCGCAGGGCGCGGAGATCGCGGTGCGGCCGGATCTCGAGGTCATCAACTTCTGCGCCAACAACTACCTGGGCCTGTCCGACGATCCCAAGGTGCTGGCCGCGGCGCATGCGGCGCTCGATCGCTGGGGCTACGGCATGTCGTCCGTTCGCTTCATCTGCGGCACGCAGGACATCCATAAGGAGCTCGAGGACCGGCTCACGCGCTTCCTCGGCACGGAGGACACGATCCTGTACGGCTCGTGCTTCGACGCGAACGGCGGCCTGTTCGAGACGCTGCTCGGGGACGAAGACGCGGTGATCAGCGACGCGCTGAATCACGCCAGCATCATCGACGGCGTTCGTCTGTCGAAGGCGAAGCGCTTCCGATACGCGAACAACGACATGGCCGACCTTGAGCGCCAGCTGACGGAAGCGGCGTCGTGCCGTTTCAAGCTCATCGCGACCGACGGCGTGTTCTCGATGGACGGGATCGTTGCGAACCTTGGAGCGATCTGCGATCTAGCGGAGAAGCACAAGGCCCTGGTGATGGTCGACGACTCGCATGCCGTTGGCTTCATGGGCGCGCACGGCCGCGGCTCGCACGAGGCGCGCGGCGTCGTCGGTCGCGTCGACGTGCTCACCGGCACGCTCGGCAAGGCCTTGGGAGGAGCCTCGGGTGGATACACCAGCGGTCGGCGCGAGATCGTCGAGCTGCTCCGCCAGCGCAGCCGGCCGTATCTGTTCTCGAACACGCTCGCGCCCGTGATCGCCGCGACCTCTATCGCCGTGCTGGACCTGATCGAATCGGCCGGCGAGCTTCGGGAGCGGCTGTTCGCCAACGCGTCGCGCTTCCGGAGGGGCATGACGGCGAATGGCTTCAGGCTCGTCCCGGGCGAACATCCCATCGTTCCGGTGATGCTCGGCGACGCGAAGCTCGCGAGCGCCCTGGCGGACGGGCTGCTCGCCGAAGGCATCTACGTCATCGCCTTCTCGTTCCCGGTCGTGCCGCAGGGTCAGGCACGCATCCGCGTGCAGCTCTCGGCGGCGCACACGCCCGAGCACGTCGAACGCGCGGTCGCAGCGTTCGCGAAGGTCGGTCGCGCACTCGGGGTCATCTAA
- a CDS encoding cupin domain-containing protein produces the protein MRVIRVTKAGRERSDNPIFVGEVDYQTAVGEESRDLRLSEVHFKNGAVNKPHVHSTDQILVITEGEGLVATDDERHDVSAGDVAFIPVNTKHWHGARPGKSMTHWSILGNGKTTIVD, from the coding sequence GTGCGGGTGATCCGCGTCACCAAGGCCGGACGCGAGCGGTCCGACAATCCCATCTTCGTCGGCGAGGTCGATTACCAGACCGCCGTCGGCGAGGAGAGCCGTGACCTCCGCCTCTCGGAGGTGCATTTCAAGAACGGCGCGGTGAACAAGCCGCATGTGCACTCGACCGACCAGATCCTCGTCATCACCGAAGGTGAGGGCCTTGTCGCGACCGACGACGAGCGCCACGATGTCTCGGCGGGCGACGTCGCGTTCATCCCGGTGAACACCAAGCACTGGCACGGGGCCCGGCCCGGCAAGAGCATGACGCACTGGTCCATCCTCGGGAACGGCAAGACGACGATCGTCGATTAG
- the tdh gene encoding L-threonine 3-dehydrogenase, which yields MRALVKSRAEPGIWLEDVPKPAIGPNDLLVRVHYTSICGTDLHIFNWDPWAQKTIKVPLVIGHEFEGSVAEIGSEVTGFEAGQRVAVEGHVTCGHCRNCRAGRRHLCRNAVGIGVQRPGAFAEYIAVPAANAYVLPPGMPDEIGACLDPLGNAVHSALSFELAGEDVLITGAGPIGVMAAAVCQFVGARHVVVTDRNQYRLALARRLGATLAVDYTTTTLDAVMKELGMLEGFDVGLEMSGSPDALRGMLAFMNNGGRVALLGIPNQEIPIAWDQVIFRGLTLKGIYGREMFETWYRMGTMLQSGLDITAVITHRFAAKEFAQAFEVVRSGQCGKVVLDWTA from the coding sequence ATGCGCGCGCTCGTGAAGAGCCGCGCGGAGCCAGGCATCTGGCTCGAGGATGTGCCGAAGCCGGCGATCGGTCCCAACGACCTGCTCGTGCGTGTCCACTACACGTCGATCTGCGGCACGGACCTGCACATCTTCAACTGGGATCCCTGGGCGCAGAAGACGATCAAGGTGCCGCTCGTCATCGGTCACGAGTTCGAGGGCTCCGTCGCGGAGATCGGCAGCGAGGTGACCGGTTTCGAGGCGGGCCAGCGCGTGGCCGTCGAGGGCCACGTCACGTGCGGGCACTGCCGGAATTGCCGCGCCGGGCGCCGTCATCTCTGTCGCAACGCGGTCGGGATCGGCGTGCAGCGGCCGGGTGCGTTCGCGGAGTACATCGCCGTCCCTGCGGCGAACGCGTACGTGCTGCCGCCGGGGATGCCCGACGAGATCGGCGCATGCCTCGACCCGCTCGGGAACGCCGTGCACAGCGCGTTGTCCTTCGAGCTTGCGGGCGAGGACGTGCTCATCACCGGCGCGGGTCCGATCGGCGTCATGGCCGCCGCGGTGTGCCAATTCGTCGGCGCGCGCCACGTCGTCGTCACCGATCGCAACCAGTACCGGCTCGCTCTCGCGCGGCGTCTCGGCGCGACGCTGGCAGTGGACTACACGACGACGACGCTGGACGCGGTCATGAAGGAGCTCGGCATGCTCGAGGGATTCGACGTCGGTCTCGAGATGTCCGGCAGCCCCGACGCCCTGCGCGGGATGCTCGCGTTCATGAACAACGGCGGCCGCGTCGCGCTGCTCGGGATCCCGAATCAGGAGATCCCGATCGCCTGGGACCAGGTGATCTTCCGCGGGCTCACCCTCAAGGGCATCTACGGGCGCGAGATGTTCGAGACGTGGTACCGCATGGGCACGATGCTGCAGAGCGGGCTCGACATCACAGCCGTGATCACGCATCGCTTCGCGGCCAAAGAGTTCGCTCAGGCGTTCGAGGTCGTCCGCTCGGGTCAGTGCGGCAAGGTGGTCCTCGACTGGACCGCCTGA
- a CDS encoding alpha/beta fold hydrolase, with protein MTALVLIHAFPLSGAMWGHEVRALRDAADPIIAPSLPGFGGTAVPRGDASMDDYADSLVAAMDAARIERAAVAGLSMGGYVAFALWRRHRDRVERLFLADTRAEADTEDAREKRLRLAALIRQHGIEALLKTPPPWLRKGSPHWDPLLKMIRGQTPDGVAQASIAMANRPDSRPDLPTIDVPTAVVVGEEDEITPLAMSQVISDRVPGATLSIIPGAGHIANIEAPTAFEAALRAWLRRTA; from the coding sequence GTGACCGCCCTGGTGCTCATCCACGCCTTCCCGCTCAGTGGCGCGATGTGGGGACACGAGGTCCGCGCGCTGCGCGACGCGGCCGATCCGATCATCGCGCCCTCGCTCCCGGGATTCGGCGGGACCGCTGTGCCGCGCGGTGACGCCTCGATGGACGACTACGCCGACAGCCTCGTCGCCGCAATGGATGCAGCGCGGATCGAGCGCGCGGCGGTCGCCGGCCTGTCGATGGGCGGCTATGTCGCGTTCGCGCTGTGGCGCCGCCACCGCGACCGCGTCGAGCGCCTCTTTCTGGCCGACACCCGCGCCGAGGCAGATACGGAGGACGCGCGCGAGAAGCGTCTGCGTCTCGCGGCGCTCATCCGCCAGCACGGGATCGAGGCGCTGCTGAAGACGCCACCACCCTGGCTGCGCAAGGGTTCGCCTCACTGGGATCCGCTCCTGAAGATGATCCGTGGTCAGACGCCCGATGGCGTCGCGCAGGCAAGCATCGCGATGGCCAACCGCCCGGACAGCCGACCCGATCTGCCGACGATCGACGTTCCGACCGCGGTCGTCGTCGGCGAGGAGGACGAGATCACTCCGCTCGCGATGTCGCAGGTGATCAGCGATCGGGTCCCGGGCGCGACGCTCAGCATCATCCCCGGCGCCGGACACATCGCGAACATCGAGGCGCCCACGGCATTCGAGGCCGCACTTCGCGCATGGCTTCGACGGACGGCGTGA
- a CDS encoding M48 family metalloprotease, with translation MNTIKVVALLTLLTVILIAGARLFFGPSAVLPALLISMVMNFGTWWFSDRIALSFAGAKPVTEAEAPELYRIVGRVAETAALPTPRIFVIDQPAPNAFATGRDPQHAVVAVTRGILEIVNERELTGVLAHELGHVRNRDTFVMAVVASVAGAISYMAQMAQWSMWMGGGDRDRRDSGGLGMIGLLLGIVLLPLAAALVQLAVSRSREYGADDQGAELSHDPLALASALRKLDSYSKKIPLPVNPSVAPLFIVQPLLPGGLGGLFATHPPIADRIARLEKMAGAELPAQF, from the coding sequence ATGAACACGATCAAGGTCGTCGCTCTCCTCACGCTCCTCACGGTCATCCTCATTGCCGGAGCACGCCTGTTCTTCGGCCCGTCCGCGGTGCTCCCCGCATTGCTCATCTCGATGGTCATGAATTTTGGGACGTGGTGGTTCAGCGACCGCATCGCCTTGTCGTTCGCCGGCGCGAAGCCGGTGACCGAAGCCGAGGCGCCGGAGCTGTATCGCATCGTCGGCCGCGTCGCCGAGACCGCGGCCCTTCCGACGCCGCGCATCTTCGTGATCGATCAGCCGGCGCCGAACGCGTTCGCAACCGGCCGCGACCCGCAGCACGCGGTGGTCGCAGTGACACGAGGCATCCTCGAAATAGTCAACGAACGCGAGCTCACCGGCGTCCTCGCTCATGAGCTCGGGCACGTGCGAAATCGGGACACCTTCGTCATGGCGGTCGTCGCGTCGGTCGCTGGAGCGATCAGTTACATGGCTCAGATGGCGCAGTGGTCGATGTGGATGGGTGGTGGAGACCGTGACCGTCGCGACTCCGGCGGGCTCGGGATGATCGGGCTGCTGCTCGGCATCGTCCTGCTGCCGCTGGCGGCGGCGCTGGTGCAGCTCGCAGTGAGTCGCTCGCGCGAGTACGGCGCGGACGACCAGGGCGCCGAGCTGTCACATGATCCCCTCGCACTCGCGTCGGCCTTGCGCAAGCTCGATTCGTACAGCAAGAAGATCCCGCTTCCCGTGAATCCGTCGGTCGCGCCGCTCTTCATCGTGCAGCCGCTGCTGCCAGGCGGGCTCGGCGGACTCTTCGCGACGCACCCACCGATCGCGGATCGCATCGCGCGGCTCGAGAAGATGGCGGGCGCGGAGCTGCCGGCGCAGTTCTAG
- a CDS encoding sigma-70 family RNA polymerase sigma factor: MAERLRLGTVPGQGLPPAFEELFRKEYARVVAIAQRVVADADEAEDVAQDVFVSFYRKHPAEAHYAAPWLYAAAAHTALNVLRSRERRGKRDAVEALRRDTQVPDPAQAAETAETRSEVRAALGRLPDRSAALLVLRYSGLSYEEIAAALGLRQSSIGTLLRRAEDAFRKEVTK, from the coding sequence GTGGCTGAGCGTCTGCGTCTGGGAACGGTCCCGGGCCAGGGCTTGCCGCCGGCCTTCGAAGAGCTCTTCCGGAAGGAGTACGCCAGGGTGGTCGCGATCGCTCAGCGCGTGGTCGCCGACGCCGATGAGGCGGAGGACGTCGCACAGGACGTCTTCGTGTCCTTCTATCGCAAGCATCCCGCGGAAGCGCACTACGCCGCGCCGTGGCTCTACGCCGCGGCCGCGCACACCGCACTCAACGTCCTGCGCTCGCGCGAGCGACGCGGCAAGCGGGATGCGGTCGAGGCGCTGCGCCGCGACACGCAGGTACCGGATCCCGCGCAGGCCGCAGAGACGGCCGAGACCAGGTCCGAGGTCCGCGCGGCGCTCGGGCGTCTTCCGGACCGCAGCGCCGCGCTTCTGGTCCTTCGTTACAGCGGGCTCAGCTATGAGGAGATCGCGGCCGCGCTCGGGCTCCGGCAGTCGAGTATCGGAACGCTGCTTCGCCGAGCCGAGGACGCGTTCCGCAAGGAGGTCACGAAATGA
- a CDS encoding phage tail protein produces the protein MKYPNLVLKQGFSGASELQKWAFRIAAGQFEHKNATIVISDQRNQVIARYSLTNGFP, from the coding sequence ATGAAGTACCCGAACCTCGTGCTCAAGCAAGGCTTCAGCGGGGCCAGCGAGCTGCAGAAGTGGGCGTTCCGGATCGCCGCAGGGCAGTTCGAGCACAAGAACGCGACGATCGTCATCTCTGATCAGAGGAACCAAGTCATCGCGCGCTACTCGCTGACGAATGGCTTCCCATGA
- a CDS encoding response regulator, producing the protein MAWRDPRQSRRKGFQLSIWRCGAVAQEPPLRRAAIVRPRVLTVLVADDSNHMRELVRITLSSQGWRVVETGDPGVVPELVKTAKPDVVLLDVTFEGFKPDGFDVCRTLKGDALTRDVPVVMLSAHDKAADVAEGRAVGASDYLLKPFGPIELINAIKKVLALT; encoded by the coding sequence GTGGCGTGGCGAGATCCACGGCAGTCGCGTCGAAAAGGGTTCCAACTAAGCATCTGGCGATGCGGAGCGGTGGCCCAGGAGCCACCGCTCCGCCGCGCTGCTATCGTCCGACCGAGGGTGCTCACTGTTCTCGTTGCCGACGACTCCAACCACATGCGTGAACTTGTCCGTATCACGCTGTCGAGTCAGGGGTGGCGCGTCGTCGAGACCGGCGATCCCGGCGTGGTGCCGGAGCTCGTGAAGACGGCGAAGCCCGATGTGGTTCTGCTCGACGTGACATTCGAGGGCTTCAAGCCGGATGGTTTCGATGTGTGCCGCACGCTGAAGGGCGACGCGTTGACCCGGGATGTCCCGGTCGTCATGCTCAGCGCCCACGACAAGGCCGCCGACGTGGCCGAGGGCCGCGCGGTGGGGGCGTCCGATTACCTGCTCAAGCCGTTCGGCCCGATCGAGCTCATCAACGCGATCAAGAAGGTGCTCGCCCTCACCTGA
- a CDS encoding ABC transporter ATP-binding protein, whose protein sequence is MIDAPAIRTQELTKRYGSINALAGLTMTIPRGDIFGFLGPNGAGKTTAVKLLLGLTPPTSGDAEVLGAPIGDREALRRVGYLPELFRYQSWLTAREVLALHCELAGIDRAAWQREIEDALAIVGLSDRGSGRVGTFSKGMQQRIGLGVALLGAPDLVVLDEPTSALDPVGRHDVREIIRGLGERGTTVFLNSHLLSEVEQVCHRVAIVDRGRVVAEGTLDELLGGDTVRIRATGLDRAARTGLARHGRLDDEGDWLVIRGIDGERVPEIVAEIVRLGGHVYAVEPRHESLEDRFLRLLGQPN, encoded by the coding sequence TTGATCGACGCGCCCGCGATCCGCACCCAGGAGCTGACGAAGCGGTACGGGAGCATCAACGCGCTCGCCGGTCTGACGATGACCATCCCGCGCGGCGACATCTTCGGGTTCCTCGGACCGAACGGCGCGGGCAAGACGACCGCGGTGAAGCTCCTGCTCGGACTGACGCCGCCGACGTCAGGTGACGCGGAGGTCCTCGGCGCGCCGATCGGCGACCGCGAGGCGCTCCGCCGCGTCGGGTACCTCCCCGAGCTGTTCCGCTACCAGTCCTGGCTGACCGCGCGCGAGGTCCTGGCGCTGCACTGCGAGCTCGCGGGTATCGACCGCGCGGCGTGGCAGCGCGAGATCGAAGACGCGCTCGCGATCGTCGGGCTCTCCGATCGCGGATCGGGTCGTGTCGGGACGTTCTCCAAGGGGATGCAGCAGCGGATCGGTCTCGGTGTCGCGCTCCTCGGCGCACCCGACCTGGTCGTCCTCGACGAGCCGACCAGCGCGCTCGATCCCGTCGGCCGCCACGACGTGCGCGAGATCATCCGCGGGCTTGGCGAGCGCGGCACGACGGTCTTCCTCAACTCGCACCTGTTGAGCGAGGTGGAACAGGTCTGTCACCGCGTCGCGATCGTCGATCGCGGCCGCGTCGTCGCGGAGGGCACGCTCGATGAGCTCCTCGGCGGCGACACCGTGCGCATCCGCGCAACGGGCCTCGATCGCGCGGCAAGAACGGGCCTGGCGCGCCACGGGCGGCTCGACGACGAAGGCGATTGGCTGGTCATACGCGGGATCGACGGCGAACGTGTGCCTGAGATCGTCGCCGAGATCGTGCGGCTGGGCGGTCATGTCTACGCGGTCGAGCCTCGGCATGAGTCGCTCGAGGACCGCTTCCTCCGCCTTCTCGGACAGCCCAACTGA
- a CDS encoding SRPBCC family protein, whose protein sequence is MARIEKDIVVDVPATVAYDQWTQFESFPEFMEGVKEVIQLDEKRLRWHAEIAGKDEEWEAEITDQVPDRHIAWHSVTGAMNAGSVTFQPKGDGQAKVTLELTYEPRDATEKVGDALGFLERRVGGDLERFKKFVESRGAPTGAWRGEIHGSRVEKGSN, encoded by the coding sequence ATGGCACGCATCGAGAAGGACATCGTTGTCGATGTTCCCGCCACCGTCGCGTACGACCAGTGGACGCAGTTCGAGTCATTCCCCGAGTTCATGGAGGGCGTCAAGGAAGTCATCCAGCTCGACGAGAAGCGCCTCCGCTGGCACGCCGAGATCGCTGGCAAGGATGAGGAGTGGGAGGCCGAGATCACCGACCAGGTCCCAGACCGCCACATCGCGTGGCACAGCGTCACTGGCGCGATGAACGCCGGATCCGTGACGTTCCAGCCGAAGGGCGATGGCCAGGCGAAAGTGACCCTCGAGCTCACCTACGAGCCGCGCGACGCGACCGAGAAGGTCGGAGACGCGCTCGGTTTCCTGGAGCGCCGCGTGGGCGGCGACCTCGAGCGGTTCAAGAAGTTCGTCGAGTCGCGCGGCGCGCCGACCGGCGCGTGGCGTGGCGAGATCCACGGCAGTCGCGTCGAAAAGGGTTCCAACTAA
- a CDS encoding TCR/Tet family MFS transporter — MITKTRAAFMFIFITVLLDMVSFGIIIPVFPQLILKLQGGDMAGAAAIFGIFGTAGALMQFIFSPVQGALSDRFGRRPVILLSNLGLGLDYIVMAVAPTIPILFLGRLVSGATSASYSISGAYVADVTPPQERAARFGLLGAAFGIGFIVGPAIGGLLGAVDLRAPFWAAAALSIANFVYGALILPESLPADRRSPFRLHAANPIGAVRFLGSRPVLMSLTVAMLFAFLAHDAIPNTWVLYTTYRFSFDERAIGVSLAIVGAASLLVNGFLVGPVVKRLGDFNALLTGLGFGITSELLFAFAPTTWLLLGALPIYSLAGLSGGPFQSIATREVQPNEQGQLQGALTALRSMVTLVTPGLYTGTFALFVGPLAGLGLPGAPYLLAAILMAATTVLLMRSATTLRSPAAARPS; from the coding sequence GTGATCACGAAGACGCGCGCGGCGTTCATGTTCATCTTCATCACAGTCCTACTCGACATGGTCTCGTTCGGGATCATCATCCCGGTGTTCCCGCAGCTCATCCTGAAGCTGCAGGGCGGCGACATGGCGGGCGCAGCGGCGATCTTCGGAATCTTCGGGACAGCGGGCGCGCTGATGCAGTTCATCTTCTCGCCGGTGCAGGGCGCGCTCTCCGACCGATTCGGGCGCCGTCCGGTGATCCTGCTCTCCAACCTCGGCCTTGGTCTCGACTACATCGTCATGGCTGTCGCGCCGACCATCCCCATCCTGTTCCTCGGTCGCCTTGTCTCCGGCGCCACCTCGGCGTCGTACAGCATCTCCGGCGCGTACGTCGCCGACGTGACACCGCCGCAGGAACGGGCCGCGCGCTTCGGCTTGCTCGGCGCGGCCTTCGGCATCGGGTTCATCGTCGGCCCCGCGATCGGCGGTCTCCTCGGCGCGGTCGATCTGCGCGCGCCGTTCTGGGCCGCGGCGGCGCTGTCGATCGCGAACTTCGTCTACGGCGCGCTCATCCTTCCCGAGTCCCTACCCGCGGACCGGCGCAGCCCGTTCCGGCTCCACGCCGCGAACCCCATCGGCGCGGTGCGCTTCCTCGGCTCTCGACCGGTGCTGATGTCGCTCACGGTCGCGATGCTCTTCGCGTTCCTCGCGCACGACGCGATCCCGAACACCTGGGTCCTCTACACCACGTACCGGTTCAGCTTCGACGAGCGAGCCATCGGCGTGTCACTCGCGATCGTCGGCGCGGCGAGCCTTCTCGTGAATGGTTTCCTCGTCGGTCCGGTTGTGAAGCGGCTTGGCGATTTCAACGCGCTCCTCACGGGGCTCGGATTCGGCATCACCTCTGAATTGCTCTTCGCCTTCGCGCCCACGACCTGGCTGCTCCTGGGCGCGCTGCCGATCTACTCGCTCGCCGGACTCTCCGGCGGACCGTTCCAATCGATCGCGACACGCGAGGTGCAGCCGAACGAGCAGGGCCAGCTGCAGGGCGCGCTGACGGCGCTGCGATCGATGGTCACGCTGGTGACCCCCGGGCTCTACACCGGGACCTTCGCGCTGTTCGTCGGCCCGCTTGCGGGACTCGGCCTGCCCGGCGCGCCCTATCTCCTCGCGGCGATCCTCATGGCCGCGACCACCGTGCTCCTGATGCGCTCGGCCACAACGCTGCGATCGCCAGCGGCAGCCCGCCCTTCTTGA
- a CDS encoding histidine phosphatase family protein, with product MIRDRHLILVKHAVPQVDVETPAHEWRLHPEGEAAAVVLAERLVRARYTAERIVASTEPKATQTGSIIAERLRLPFSTVDGLHEHDRRAAGFLERKVFEARMRDLFAHPDQVVFGSESASAALTRFTAAVDRVISENASDGDVVIVTHGTVMSLFVAKRSHVDARELWASLGLPSYIALELPNYRIIEVVASI from the coding sequence GTGATCCGCGACCGGCACCTGATCCTCGTCAAGCACGCGGTGCCTCAAGTGGATGTCGAGACACCGGCGCACGAGTGGCGTCTGCATCCCGAAGGCGAGGCGGCTGCTGTCGTGTTGGCCGAACGCCTCGTCCGCGCCCGCTACACGGCGGAGAGGATCGTGGCGAGCACCGAGCCGAAGGCGACGCAGACCGGCTCGATCATCGCTGAACGCCTGCGGCTGCCGTTCTCGACGGTGGATGGGCTTCACGAGCACGACCGCCGCGCCGCCGGCTTCCTCGAGCGCAAAGTGTTCGAGGCGCGCATGCGCGATCTGTTCGCGCATCCGGACCAGGTCGTGTTCGGGAGCGAGTCCGCATCTGCGGCACTCACGCGATTCACGGCCGCCGTCGATCGTGTGATCAGTGAGAACGCCAGCGACGGCGACGTCGTCATCGTGACCCACGGGACCGTGATGTCGCTCTTCGTCGCCAAGCGTTCGCATGTGGACGCTAGGGAGCTCTGGGCTTCGCTCGGGCTGCCTTCGTACATCGCGCTCGAGCTGCCGAACTACCGGATCATCGAGGTCGTCGCGTCGATCTAG
- a CDS encoding ABC transporter permease subunit: protein MLALTIARLQLQELLRRRLFLVLLLLTVVVISLTTWGFSRIPSLGDSRGRPMTAVEIAAIASQFLILVMFMFSFVLAFSAVFAASPAISAEVESGITLALLARPITRLEYVVGKWLGLVATVLIYAVPAATVQMVLVQFVVGYSAPHPIEFLAFVIGEAIVLVTLSLLLSTRFAGMVGGVSGLIIWGLAWMGGIVGGIGLVFENATLTHVGTASKLILPTDGLWRGAVWSLEPASLIAASRAAGAAAAANPFFAADPPPPAYVAWSVIWITGMLGLAVWSFMRKEL from the coding sequence ATGCTCGCACTCACCATCGCGCGACTTCAGCTTCAGGAGCTGCTGCGGCGTCGACTCTTCCTCGTGCTGCTGCTCCTCACGGTCGTGGTCATCTCGCTCACGACCTGGGGCTTCTCGCGCATCCCGAGCCTCGGTGACTCACGCGGGCGGCCGATGACGGCGGTCGAGATCGCCGCGATCGCTTCGCAGTTCCTGATCCTGGTGATGTTCATGTTCAGCTTCGTGCTCGCGTTCTCGGCCGTGTTCGCGGCTTCGCCCGCGATCTCTGCCGAGGTCGAGTCCGGGATCACGCTCGCACTGCTCGCGCGTCCGATCACGCGGCTCGAGTACGTCGTCGGCAAGTGGCTCGGCCTCGTCGCGACGGTCCTCATCTACGCGGTGCCCGCGGCCACCGTGCAGATGGTGCTCGTGCAGTTCGTCGTCGGATACTCCGCACCGCACCCGATCGAGTTCCTCGCATTCGTGATCGGCGAGGCCATCGTCCTCGTCACGCTGTCGCTGCTCCTCTCCACGCGTTTCGCCGGCATGGTCGGTGGCGTGAGCGGACTCATCATCTGGGGACTCGCCTGGATGGGCGGCATCGTGGGCGGCATCGGCCTCGTGTTCGAGAACGCGACCCTCACGCACGTCGGGACCGCATCGAAGCTCATCCTGCCGACCGATGGCCTCTGGCGCGGCGCGGTGTGGAGCCTCGAGCCCGCGTCGCTCATCGCCGCGTCGCGCGCAGCCGGCGCCGCGGCGGCTGCGAATCCCTTCTTCGCGGCAGACCCACCGCCTCCCGCGTATGTCGCATGGTCCGTCATCTGGATCACCGGGATGCTCGGGCTCGCTGTTTGGAGCTTCATGCGGAAAGAGCTGTGA